Proteins encoded together in one Coffea arabica cultivar ET-39 chromosome 2c, Coffea Arabica ET-39 HiFi, whole genome shotgun sequence window:
- the LOC113725056 gene encoding protein phosphatase inhibitor 2-like translates to MRGRVRWDEANLGEIEANKPVRQKITEPKTPYHPMIDDDGSLSPIRGGSFDDGLAADPVNAEAICFALNDMASSSKTTSRRSGWTSSEDEADAMDQDEDSDSERSRTFREQRRAHYDEFRKVKELRRKGSLLEDASEDEDENGERKDKNDPSALADGVKDIEIEGDNDATGSSKPANGT, encoded by the exons ATGAG GGGACGTGTGAGATGGGATGAAGCCAATCTTGGGGAGATTGAAGCAAATAAGCCTGTAAGACAgaagattacagaaccaaagaCGCCATATCATCCTATGATTGATGATGATG GATCATTGTCTCCTATACGAGGAGGTAGCTTTGATGATGGGTTGGCTGCTGATCCAGTGAATGCAGAAGCAATATGTTTTGCATTGAATGACATGGCTTCTTCCAGTAAAACTACTTCAAGACGCTCAGGCTGGACATCATCTGAGGATGAAGCAGATGCCATGGATCAAGATGAAG ATTCTGATTCAGAAAGAAGCAGGACCTTTCGGGAGCAAAGACGGGCTCATTATGACGAGTTCCGCAAAGTGAAGGAATTGCGAAGAAAGGGCTCTTTGCTTGAAGATGCATCTGAAGATGAGGATGAAAATGGTGAGAGAAAGGATAAGAATGACCCATCAGCCTTGGCTGATGGAGTCAAAGACATAGAGATAGAAGGGGACAATGATGCCACTGGATCATCAAAGCCTGCCAATGGAACTTAG
- the LOC113720912 gene encoding uncharacterized protein, producing MDMDDSNTATRKNNGSSGGGGSSPSFYCWTDERHVRFLNSIEASFVRAMFEHNNNNASNRRQCHSLRLDRPLPDCFDSTLDVGKDRRRRHSTSDAAEYSSSVVRTDKKSRRRLSSPDQVVPQLEGDDDDGIKDEKEKEV from the exons ATGGATATGGATGATAGCAATACTGCTACTAGGAAGAACAACGGCAGTAGTGGTGGAGGAGGATCATCGCCCAGTTTTTATTGCTGGACAGACGAGAGGCACGTACGTTTCTTGAACTCGATTGAGGCTTCCTTCGTCCGAGCCATGTTTGAGCACAACAATAATAATGCCAGCAACCGTCGTCAGTGTCACAGCCTGCGCCTTGATCGCCCGTTACCTGACTGTTTTGACTCCACCCTAGATGTGGGGAAGGATAGACGACGGAGGCATTCTACCTCAG ATGCTGCGGAGTACTCATCCAGTGTTGTAAGGACAGACAAGAAAAGCAGAAGACGATTATCTTCACCTGATCAG GTGGTCCCGCAGCTGGaaggtgatgatgatgatggaaTTAAAGATGAGAAGGAGAAAGAGGTGTAA
- the LOC113720270 gene encoding uncharacterized protein translates to MLYLSSSNLILHATLCLSLTVFLSFLKIPAFFLYGLHTYVHPDDVAPPNSNSSRGGGGIRAAIRRPGTFDSEHKPRKKSKDKFEFDENKAQIFRLKLNDDHLQTRVYYTQFSSAFNSSLVAISCLLLHRFLRVSKDSGILENGSVIPILLGIVGVCRLLILIAKLSFERSASKRSERLLSLVFGVLGFFWGLAIVLEMVPGCGLDFDFESLDGFGKFFIAVLMGCIVGLFYIPATRNARAFWLGTDQIRSNLSIISCGWFGRMLLYGNYLLVVFTSTLWVGPFTELLVCEKSDGIKGLHSNGRNRYTEELIGRLGMLRSDFYKFRVWCMFSSGILQILSLRPNVQMFLNEAVLCWYQRLHASKVPDLDYSRAKVFLHNHYMFLVVLQFFAPAAIALLLLGLSHIDVNLLADFKLPCNLLPCSALVKEMALFLAWWITFVWAIFTSDIIGIGAPQRMTTNWGGFLQCMSGLCATISCYPSQWQTSVSEQKDISGLGSSSPCLQVMYQSPCSCLCTDARYEEELEGKERAGKRLWLRLGIISETSLEVCDNNT, encoded by the exons ATGCTTTATTTGTCATCCAGCAATCTCATTCTCCATGCCACACTTTGTCTTTCCCTCACGGTTTTTCTCTCCTTCCTCAAGATCCCTGCTTTTTTTCTCTATGGCCTCCACACCTATGTCCATCCAGATGATGTCGCTCCCCCTAACAGTAACTCTTCTCGTGGTGGAGGAGGTATCAGAGCTGCGATTCGGCGGCCAGGTACTTTCGACTCTGAACACAAACCCAGAAAAAAATCCAAAGATAAATTTGAGTTTGATGAGAATAAAGCTCAGATCTTTAGACTAAAGCTCAATGATGATCACTTACAAACAAGGGTTTATTATACCCAGTTTAGTAGTGCTTTTAATTCCAGTCTGGTTGCCATTTCTTGCTTGCTGCTTCACAGATTTTTAAGAGTATCAAAAGATTCTGGGATTTTAGAAAATGGGTCCGTGATCCCGATTTTGTTAGGAATTGTTGGGGTATGTAGATTGTTAATTTTGATTGCCAAGCTTTCATTTGAGCGATCAGCTTCTAAAAGGTCAGAGAGGCTGTTGAGTCTTGTATTTGGGGTTCTTGGGTTTTTCTGGGGCCTCGCGATTGTTTTGGAGATGGTTCCCGGTTGCggtcttgattttgattttgaatcgtTGGACGGATTTGGGAAGTTCTTTATTGCTGTTCTAATGGGCTGCATTGTGGGTCTCTTTTACATCCCAGCTACGAGGAATGCTCGTGCCTTTTGGCTTGGAACTGATCAGATTCGTTCTAATTTGTCCATAATTTCCTGTGGATGGTTTGGAAGAATGCTTCTTTATGGCAATTACTTGTTAGTTGTATTCACTTCCACGCTTTGGGTTGGCCCGTTTACTGAACTCCTCGTCTGCGAGAAATCTGATGGAATCAAAGGGCTTCATTCCAATGGTAGGAACAGATATACTGAGGAGTTGATAGGTAGATTGGGCATGTTGAGATCAGATTTCTAcaagttcagggtttggtgCATGTTCAGTTCtggtattttgcaaattttgtcTTTGCGGCCAAATGTGCAGATGTTTTTAAATGAAGCGGTACTGTGTTGGTACCAGAGATTGCATGCCAGTAAGGTTCCTGACTTGGATTATAGCAGGGCAAAAGTTTTCTTGCACAACCATTACATGTTTCTTGTAGTTCTGCAGTTCTTTGCGCCTGCCGCAATTGCACTTCTCCTTCTTGGATTATCCCATATTGATGTTAACTTGCTGGCAGATTTCAAGTTGCCATGTAATCTACTGCCTTGCTCTGCTTTGGTCAAAGAAATGGCCTTGTTTCTGGCTTGGTGGATAACTTTTGTTTGGGCTATATTTACGTCA GATATAATTGGTATTGGCGCGCCACAGCGAATGACCACAAACTGGGGAGGTTTTCTGCAGTGCATGTCTGGCCTCTGTGCCACCATATCCTGTTATCCTTCCCAGTGGCAGACTTCTGTGTCAGAACAAAAAGATATCTCGGGTCTGGGTAGTTCTTCTCCCTGCTT